The following are encoded together in the bacterium genome:
- a CDS encoding ABC transporter permease, whose translation MRRVLAIAAKEFLHILRDPRSLLVAILMPLAMVWLYGTAIDMELRQLPIAVLDQDGGPAARSLVAEIGSSGFIQVVQHLEKRDQIEAGFRRGHFLAALVIAPGFGRGLGRDGQGELQLVVDGADGSTAATVAGYLEQALRLHDQRLAGATGHAVPSGLALESRTWFNPQRVSAWFIVPGLVAIVLIMICALLASISIVRERETGTLEQVLTAPVTPLQVILGKIQPYLLIGVLNTAVIFAVGRWVFQVPMAGSWLALWGYTLLYLWVALGLGLLISALARTQQVAMMLALVVTLLPTLLLSGFIFSHASMPWPLQLVGQLIPATWYLRIIRGVMLAGVNAWPLEGSILGAMGLLLGLLALRRFRTHLDE comes from the coding sequence ATGAGGCGGGTCCTCGCCATCGCCGCCAAGGAGTTCCTCCACATCCTGCGCGACCCGCGCAGCCTGCTGGTGGCCATCCTCATGCCCCTGGCCATGGTCTGGCTCTACGGCACGGCCATCGACATGGAGCTGCGCCAGCTGCCCATCGCCGTGCTGGATCAGGACGGCGGCCCCGCCGCCCGCTCCCTGGTGGCGGAGATCGGCTCCAGCGGCTTCATTCAGGTCGTGCAACACCTGGAGAAGCGGGATCAGATCGAGGCCGGCTTCCGGCGCGGCCATTTCCTGGCCGCCCTCGTCATCGCGCCGGGCTTCGGGCGCGGCCTGGGTCGCGACGGCCAGGGCGAGCTGCAACTGGTGGTGGACGGCGCCGACGGCTCCACCGCCGCCACCGTGGCCGGCTACCTGGAGCAGGCCCTGCGCCTCCACGACCAGCGGCTGGCCGGCGCGACCGGGCACGCGGTGCCGTCCGGCCTCGCCCTCGAGTCGCGCACCTGGTTCAATCCGCAGCGGGTCAGCGCCTGGTTCATCGTTCCCGGCCTCGTCGCCATCGTCCTCATCATGATCTGCGCCCTCCTCGCCAGCATCTCCATTGTGCGCGAGCGGGAGACGGGCACCCTCGAGCAGGTGCTGACCGCCCCCGTGACCCCCCTCCAGGTCATCCTGGGCAAGATCCAGCCCTACCTCCTCATCGGCGTGCTGAACACGGCTGTCATCTTCGCGGTGGGACGCTGGGTCTTCCAGGTGCCCATGGCCGGCTCCTGGCTCGCCCTCTGGGGCTACACCCTGCTCTACTTGTGGGTGGCGCTGGGCCTGGGCCTGCTCATCTCCGCCCTGGCGCGCACGCAGCAGGTGGCCATGATGCTGGCCCTCGTCGTCACCCTGCTCCCCACCCTGCTCCTCTCGGGCTTCATCTTCTCCCACGCCAGCATGCCCTGGCCCCTGCAACTGGTGGGGCAGCTCATCCCCGCCACCTGGTACCTGCGCATCATCCGCGGCGTGATGCTGGCCGGCGTCAACGCCTGGCC